The proteins below are encoded in one region of Helianthus annuus cultivar XRQ/B chromosome 2, HanXRQr2.0-SUNRISE, whole genome shotgun sequence:
- the LOC110902054 gene encoding uncharacterized protein LOC110902054, with protein METIMTMFIEESKEINPELVDLLITSARQRKDNQTAIPLCWQLAEQVIKNCAYKLKPHLVEMVQDKVGEETITCTTEAKELKNETNHNSQVGCVEESKVLVMSKCGHSEDEKNYEKKTVSVSDDPPKSVTEVKEKRKRSNSSWKKQAQSIDHGENLAGSRIKVWCPLRKIYEKGVVKSFDCGLKKHKVLYDDGDEELVDLKGERWKLFENVSAIPDSVGNDSSHESGIICLQGYKVKQSYAPILEAIFNKQGDIAANCVFKTSSAKTYFLEVVCEIVRRIQTTDMIEIVEDIEGQLLDVEVANINVSWIRAHIEAFHKGNEARMLMKTKANLTLVKIPARRDLEMRYAKFLAARERFEKADKCMQVLHLVEKKLNDSILDTKDAKDLYVKQPLL; from the exons ATGGAAACCATTATGACCATGTTCATAGAGGAAAGTAAGGAAATCAATCCGGAGCTTGTAGACCTCCTAATTACAAGTGCGAGACAGAGAAAAGATAATCAG ACTGCTATACCTCTTTGTTGGCAACTAGCGGAACAAGTAATCAAGAACTGTGCTTATAAGCTCAAGCCACATCTCGTAGAAATGGTACAAGATAAG GTGGGTGAAGAAACTATAACATGTACAACTGAAGCAAAAGAGTTAAAGAATGAAACAAATCATAATTCACAAGTTGGGTGTGTAGAGGAAAGCAAAGTTTTGGTGATGTCAAAATGCGGCCACTCTGAAGATGAAAAAAATTATGAAAAGAAAACCGTTTCGGTTTCTGACGATCCACCAAAGTCTGTAACAGAGGTGAAGGAAAAACGCAAGAGAAGTAACAGTTCATGGAAGAAACAG GCTCAATCTATTGATCATGGTGAAAATTTGGCGGGGAGCAGAATAAAAGTTTGGTGTCCTTTGCGTAAAAT TTATGAGAAAGGAGTTGTTAAATCATTCGACTGTGGATTAAAGAAGCACAAG GTATTATATGATGACGGTGATGAAGAACTCGTTGACCTCAAGGGGGAACGATGGAAGTTGTTTGAAAATGTGTCTGCTATACCTGATTCT GTAGGAAATGATTCATCTCATGAAAGTGGTATAATTTGTCTCCAAGGCTACAAAGTGAAGCAGAGCTATGCGCCAATTCTTGAAGCCATCTTCAACAAGCAGGGCGACATTGCAGCCAACTGCGTATTCAAAACATCTTCTGCAAAAACATATTTCCTTGAGGTAGTTTGCGAAATTGTCAGGCGGATTCAAACCACTGATATGATTGAGATAGTGGAGGATATAGAGGGCCAATTGTTGGATGTAGAAGTTGCCAACATTAACGTGTCATGGATTCGCGCACACATTGAAGCTTTTCACAAAGGGAATGAGGCCCGAATGCTTATGAAAACGAAGGCAAACCTCACATTAGTTAAAATACCAGCCCGAAGAGATCTAGAAATGAGATATGCGAAGTTTCTTGCTGCGCGTGAACGGTTTGAAAAAGCAGATAAGTGCATGCAAGTACTTCATCTTGTTGAAAAGAAGCTAAATGACAGCATTTTGGATACTAAGGATGCAAAAGACTTGTATGTTAAACAACCACTTTTATAG
- the LOC118484188 gene encoding uncharacterized protein LOC118484188, translating to MPSNPWWPSSSDDEEEMFFANAVLRAGQILIEEEEEEEEEDFSSENVITRRIRINRDRQGAHEKLVNDYFSDEPLYNNEIFRRRFRMSRRLFTRIANDLAGLDPFFTQ from the exons ATGCCTTCTAATCCTTGGTGGCCCTCGTCTTCCGATGACGAAGAGGAGATGTTTTTCGCAAACGCTGTGCTACGGGCGGGGCAGATTCTTAttgaagaggaagaggaagaggaagaggaagactTCTCGTCTGAAAATGTTATTACCAGACGAATACGGATTAACAGAGACCGTCAAG GAGCGCACGAGAAATTGGTGAACGATTATTTTTCGGATGAACCACTTTACAATAACGAGATTTTCAGACGCAGGTTCCGAATGAGTCGCCGCTTATTCACACGGATTGCTAATGATTTGGCGGGGCTAGACCCGTTTTTCACGCAATGA